A window of Tautonia plasticadhaerens contains these coding sequences:
- a CDS encoding tetratricopeptide repeat protein produces the protein MLDRPRSVSLIVLALLGPIAGAPAQVEPTGESGAVPAAFGPYSDLIGRWKGQAVPADDPLRGWRESHEWAWAFEGGKPVGMALAIEGGKVLKAGRLTFDPESSSYRLEGIGPGGESVAFVGTRDSKTNAMTLGRSGPEGEDRLTIRPNSNGIRSDFWFDRKAPGSPQYARLVRANLGKEGVTFAAGGAVTGGSRCIVTGGAATIAVSAGGSTFPVCCSGCRDEVLADPGKYAQQLKERMASAPSDGSNAIGTGRGDGSFGPTPGRSSEVAKGDAPKPGDLGDRPDPGVGPDEDPEPDPEPSPTPSADAEARRKAASLLRLGQTLEKQGKADGALGFYRRVVSEAPGTPEAKTAGARIEALTEED, from the coding sequence ATGCTCGATCGACCTCGGTCCGTCTCCCTGATCGTCCTGGCCCTGCTCGGCCCGATCGCCGGGGCCCCGGCTCAGGTCGAACCCACCGGGGAGTCGGGAGCCGTGCCCGCCGCGTTCGGGCCGTACTCGGACCTGATCGGCCGATGGAAGGGCCAGGCGGTGCCGGCCGACGACCCGCTGAGGGGCTGGCGGGAGTCCCACGAATGGGCCTGGGCCTTCGAGGGCGGAAAGCCGGTCGGCATGGCCCTGGCGATCGAGGGGGGCAAGGTCCTCAAGGCCGGGCGATTGACCTTCGATCCCGAGTCCTCCTCCTATCGGCTGGAGGGGATCGGGCCGGGCGGGGAGTCGGTCGCCTTCGTCGGCACCCGGGACTCGAAGACCAACGCGATGACGCTGGGGCGGTCCGGCCCCGAGGGGGAGGACCGGCTGACGATCCGGCCCAACTCCAACGGCATCCGCTCCGACTTCTGGTTCGACCGCAAGGCGCCGGGCTCCCCGCAGTATGCGAGGCTGGTCCGGGCCAACCTCGGCAAGGAGGGGGTCACCTTCGCCGCCGGGGGGGCGGTGACGGGGGGCTCGCGGTGCATCGTGACCGGCGGGGCGGCGACGATCGCCGTCTCGGCCGGCGGCTCGACCTTCCCCGTCTGCTGCTCCGGGTGCCGGGACGAGGTGCTCGCCGACCCGGGGAAGTACGCCCAGCAGCTCAAGGAGCGGATGGCCTCGGCCCCCTCAGACGGGTCGAACGCCATCGGGACCGGCCGGGGCGACGGCTCCTTCGGCCCGACCCCCGGCCGATCGTCCGAGGTCGCCAAGGGGGATGCCCCGAAGCCCGGAGACCTCGGCGATCGGCCCGACCCGGGGGTCGGGCCGGACGAGGACCCGGAGCCCGATCCCGAGCCCTCCCCGACCCCCTCGGCGGACGCCGAGGCCCGCCGCAAGGCCGCCTCGCTGTTGAGGCTCGGCCAGACGCTGGAGAAACAGGGGAAGGCCGACGGCGCCCTGGGCTTCTATCGCCGGGTCGTCTCCGAGGCCCCCGGCACCCCCGAGGCGAAGACGGCGGGGGCCCGGATCGAGGCCTTGACGGAGGAGGATTGA
- a CDS encoding DUF29 domain-containing protein, with translation MTTATAARLASLFERDETAWLEAMSKLIRQGRLDEVDSSNLAEYLSDMARRDRREVTSRLSLLIAHHLKWIHQPDRRSGSWRATVEVQRQELSDLLESGVLRGHATEVLPRAYANGVRQAAAEMGLPASTFPENCPFSLDEMLSGPLDDDPA, from the coding sequence ATGACCACGGCGACTGCCGCCCGGCTTGCCTCGCTCTTCGAGCGGGACGAGACCGCCTGGCTCGAGGCCATGTCCAAGCTGATCCGGCAGGGCCGTCTCGACGAGGTCGATTCCTCGAATCTGGCGGAGTACCTCTCGGACATGGCCCGTCGCGATCGTCGGGAAGTGACCAGTCGCCTCTCGCTGCTCATTGCCCACCACTTGAAGTGGATCCACCAACCGGATCGGCGGTCGGGGAGCTGGCGGGCGACGGTCGAGGTGCAGCGTCAGGAGCTTTCGGATCTCCTTGAGAGTGGCGTCCTCCGGGGCCATGCGACCGAGGTCCTGCCTCGGGCGTATGCCAACGGGGTCCGGCAGGCGGCCGCGGAGATGGGCTTGCCGGCCTCGACCTTCCCGGAAAACTGCCCGTTCTCGCTGGACGAGATGCTGTCGGGGCCCCTGGACGACGATCCTGCGTGA